From one Humulus lupulus chromosome 8, drHumLupu1.1, whole genome shotgun sequence genomic stretch:
- the LOC133793493 gene encoding GDSL esterase/lipase 1-like → MFYCICSLVIPTECYRHYPQPSKDVIASLFVFGDSLFDAGNNNYINTSGQANYYPYGETFFKYPSGRFCDGRIIPDFIAEYAKLPFIPPYLYPGNHNFKYGVNFASAGSGALTETRQGIAIDLKTQLDYFKNVSNQLKQQMGYADAKILLSKAVYIFSVGSNDYSFPFDTNTTILDSYTTEQYVGMVIGNITEVIQEIYKIGGRKFGFLSLGRLGCSPSGRVLEGGHSGACFEKLTPFVKLHNRQLSMLLKELYTKLKGFKYSLVDFYSFAEERINHPSKYGFKEGKVACCGSGPYRGHASCGGRRGEKEYELCENVTDYVFFDFAHPTEKVNGQFATEAWSGKPGFSGTYNLKALFKSK, encoded by the exons ATGTTTTACTGTATATGCAGCTTAGTAATTCCAACAGAATGTTACCGTCATTATCCCCAGCCATCAAAAGATGTAATTGCCAGCTTGTTTGTCTTCGGCGATTCACTATTTGATGCTGGAAATAATAACTATATCAACACTTCAGGTCAGGCCAATTATTATCCATACGGTGAAACCTTCTTTAAGTACCCATCTGGTAGATTTTGTGATGGCCGAATTATTCCCGATTTTATTG CTGAGTATGCTAAGCTGCCGTTCATTCCCCCTTATTTGTACCCAGGAAATCATAACTTTAAATATGGGGTGAACTTTGCATCAGCGGGATCTGGTGCTCTAACTGAAACTAGACAAGGAATT GCAATAGATCTCAAAACTCAACTTGATTATTTCAAGAACGTTAGCAATCAGCTGAAGCAACAAATGGGGTATGCAGATGCCAAGATTCTGCTTTCAAAAGCAGTTTACATCTTCAGTGTTGGGAGCAACGATTACTCATTCCCTTTCGATACTAACACCACCATCCTTGACTCCTACACCACCGAACAGTATGTGGgaatggttataggcaacataaCTGAAGTTATTCAG GAAATTTACAAAATTGGAGGAAGGAAATTTGGGTTTCTAAGCTTGGGTCGTCTAGGGTGTTCACCATCCGGTAGAGTGCTTGAAGGGGGGCATAGTGGCGCCTGCTTTGAAAAACTCACACCCTTTGTGAAATTACATAACAGACAACTCTCCATGCTACTAAAAGAGTTATACACAAAGCTCAAAGGGTTCAAATACTCACTTGTTGACTTTTACTCATTTGCAGAAGAAAGGATAAATCACCCCTCAAAATATG GCTTTAAAGAAGGGAAGGTGGCATGTTGTGGAAGTGGTCCGTACAGAGGACATGCGAGCTGTGGAGGTAGGAGAGGAGAAAAAGAGTATGAGCTATGTGAAAATGTCACAGACTATGTCTTCTTTGACTTTGCTCATCCTACAGAAAAGGTCAACGGGCAATTTGCCACAGAAGCATGGAGTGGAAAGCCTGGTTTCTCAGGGACTTACAATCTCAAAGCATTATTTAAGTCCAAGTAA